Genomic DNA from Cucumis melo cultivar AY chromosome 10, USDA_Cmelo_AY_1.0, whole genome shotgun sequence:
GAAATATTAATCAAGTGCTTCTTCTGAAAGCACTTTTTAAGTGTCTTTCATCGTTTTAGACTTTTCAAGATCACTTTTGATTGTTAACGAAATGCTACGaaaatttaattacttttcATTGGTTGAAGTTACTTTTCATCCTGCCAAAAGCCATCCCAAACTCATACTCACCTTTTAAGTATTTCTATTACTTCAAAAGGTTCACTAGCAGCAATGACTCAAGATATTGGCTTCTGCAACCAATCACAGAAAGCAATTTGCAGTTATTTGCACTTGTTTCCCTATGGATATCTAGCAAAGTGCGTACATTTTTCTCCTCTTTCTCAAGATGGTTGCCTTACTTCTTCACGTAATTGAACGACTATACTAAATCTTTTGCAGTTGCACACTTCTCATCCTCTTTCTATAAAACTTCTGAAGGCTTTTGGGGATACGATGATCAAGGAACAACATTTTATGACACGGGATTTCTTGGATGCAGTAAGTTGTTATCACCAAAGTAGTTTTAGAATTTCTTGCTCTTGCAGTCATATCCCTAATTACTGATTCTGATATTCTGTAGGAGGTCATATTCATGCGGGTATTTCTCATAAACCAAAGATGTTTTTTACCTCATTCTGGTTGAGTCCTGATGATATATGTTTGTCTTccatagatattaaatttcgAGATTGGTACTGCAAATATCACTTTTATATTTCTTGAGGAACTTCTTAATCATTTCAAGTAAGATCTTGTGCTAACTCTCAAGTGAGACTGTCAATTTGGCCTCGGATAATTGCCATCAGATTGTTCTCGGCTTCTTTTTAGTTTCTCTTGCTGGTACTAAACTCAGGGAAGTAGCTAAAGTTGGAGAGCTTGTGAACTGGGAAGCATGCATGGATGTAATGGATCTTCTTTATGAAAGAGAGGAGACATCTGTGTTTTACGGGTCTCCTTGTTCTTTAGCTGCTGCCATCTTGGTATGCCTTCTTTTAGGAATGAAATTTGAACGTTTCTAATTATTCATTAACTCCCTGTCCCCAATATGTATGTAGGTTGCTTCATATCTCATCACTGTTCCAGTTCAAGAATGGGAATTTCCAATTGTTCCCTGGGGTAAGTTGCATCTACAATTCATCTCTCATTTTTGTGAAGCATGCATTGAACTTTGATcgtaaatatttatttttttaagaaaacttaCTCATGCCCTAGTTAGCCTACTAATGCCCGTGTTCCTTGAGACTACTCTTAGAAGACTGCAAGCACAACGAACAAACAGCCACACATTTAGCCAACGCCAACGGTAGGATTCACCAAGTTGTTCCTTTTCTGTTAGGGCTTACTGCACAATAGAATGATTGTGTTAGCGAGATGTGATAATTTTATATAGTATGTTTAATAAATGGAAGTCACACACAATAATTTATAACATTGGTGAATAGATAGAGTGAAATACTACtaaagaaaaatatgaatatggaaaatattaaaaaggAATAAACTCAATCAACAACTTGAGTTTGGGAAGAAAACTTCAAAACCAAATTAGTAGATCTAGAATAGAACCAAAAACCCATGAAGAATTGGAACAAAAACTTCTAGACAAGAAACAGAATTCTACGAAGAACGGAACCAAAAACTTCTAGAATAGAAACATAAATTCTCGTATAGAGATCTataacaaaattacaaaaaacaaaacaagaacTTCTAGACAAGAACAAAGATCTTCGTAAAGAAGTTTATAACAAAATCCACGAATGACTAATTTGAAAACGAAACATATCCACATTTTTTTTCCGAAATTTGGGGTAATTGCAAATAAACCAAACTTGGACCACTTGAACCACCAAACTGAGTGAAGCAAACCAAATTTATGATTAAATTGACCAAACCGGCCTGACTGAACCGAACCAAGATTAAATGAACCGATCTTCAACAACGTGGATTTGAGACTCTGATATATGAACGTGGATTTGAGAATACATGACTTATGCGAATAGATCTGATAGGATGAAGGCGCGGGTGGAGCTGTTTGGGCATAATGGCGCAACATTGTCAGCGGCAATGAAGAGCCGTTGCGGATCTGGGTTTGTGCCAGTCGTACCGAGAATCAGGTAGCGGTGGATCTAAGCAAATTTGGGTTTAGGGTCTCGACAATTCTAGCAGGACTAAGAGATGGTGTGCGGCGGATTTGTCAATGGGAGGCAGCGGCGGACCTAACCGATAACAAAGAGCGAAGTGAGATGTACATCTGCGTCTGCCTTCTTCGATGGCTTGTCAAATCGATGGAGACAGAGGTTAAACAAGATTGTGTTGGCTAGTTCAATGAAACAAAGCCTAGAGGCTAAAGCTCTGAAACCACGATACCAAGATGAAATCAAAGTTACATAATGAAGACCAAAGTACTAATAAAGGTAAAAtacaaatatgaaaaatattaaataggAATAAATCCAATAAAACGTAATTTCCTTTAACAAGATGCTTCTACAAACCGGAGCTCTTCCATTTTATACTACATTTCAGAACTAACTTCTCTACATTTCTAGAAGGTTGGTGAATATAATGTCATATTGTCATACCCCGCCCTGCAAGTACTTGCGAGATGCGGTATGACCTTGAGCATTCTGACACATTAGATGCCAAAACACTCATCTCAAGGTCCTTAAAGTTTTGGTTAATCGTCGTCTGGCTTCTTTAACTTAACTCAGAGAATATACTTTAGGTGATATAAACATTTGACTTAGTATAAGTAAAGGAATTTTAAACTTTATCACTTAAGTCCTACGTTTACAACACTTTACAAATACATAACTATAACTCTTAAGCTCAAAACTAAACGCCTTGGTAGCCTCTCTCGCCTAGCAAGCTTCTCACCCTTTCCTTACTTTGATCTTTATCGCTTGAACCCTGGAAggtaaaactttaaaacataagtcaaaagaCTTGGTGAGGTTTTAAGAAAATCTTTGTGAAATATCTTTCGTAAACATCATTTCTTCACATCAAATCGCTTAAACACATCTTTTAACATAATCATATCATTTCacataaacacacattagtctTAAACACATTCCTCTCACCAAGAACTTGAATTATTCTCTACGCAAAGATTCATCATCTCGCGTTTAGACTACTGTGATGGCCTTTTCATCGATAACATTCGAGAATATCCTGATTCATTCCTTGTTGCTTAGGCTACCTAACATaatacacatcttttatgcattgGTCGACTTCGCACCACCATGCAGTTCTTTTTTACATGGTTGTCTTTACCTTTATGTGCACATGTTAGTTATCTCAACGATAGAAAGAAGACTAATGATTTGAATACCATTTCATAATCATTTGAATTCTCATAAAACATGCTTTGAACATAACATAAGCTTTTCATTTGAAATCTCTTTGGAAACACTTATGTAGAAATCATTATTCAAATCTGTAAGAACTTTTTAGCATAACTCTTTTAAGAAGAAATCACTTAAACTTAGAAACTTAGTTGCCTTAGACTCCACTTGCttctaatcttcttcttctcgcgTAGTCCTTCAACAGCCCTACAACActtagttttagtttttttttttctctttttcttcaaaCTCTCAGAATATCAATCCTTATTAATTTGACCTTACCACCTATTTATACTAGTCTTAAAAATGATTAGTAATGCTCAAACTTTTAATATTTCGTCAGCTCCTTCTCCTGGTGGTACATGTGTGAACTTAAGACTTAACTTAATCATGCTTAGTTTAAACTTCTACACGTGGCTCATTAAGTAAACTTAGGAAATTCTCCAGACTTCAAAGATCCAATTTGCGTTCTAAGTTTCCTCACCTTTTCTTCATCCCACTTAGGACTCTAAATACCTAACTAAACCTTAAACGCCTAGAAGTCTTCTCGTGTAATCTTACCTCCTCGCGAAACAACTCAATGTGCAGCTTTATATTGCGTGGTTTTATCCAAACAAATTCTTTAGAATACTTGGCCAAAATTGACCTCCTAACTTACGTACGAGTCTTACAACTCTTTCCCTCTTTagaaatttcgtcctcgaaatttaaataacaaaactaaCTCCAAACTTTCAAAATTACTATCTTCATTACTTAACTTTGGTAATTACAACTTTACACTGTGCATCAAAACTACTAGCAACAAAACTATAAACTTAACTATTTGCACTACTCTCTTTTCTTACTTTCCTCTAAACTCTACATCTACAACTCTTTTACCCTTATCTTCTATAGAGCCTCCTCGCATAGGTTGTTGAACCGAGTGGGATGCCACTCCTGTTTGAATTGATCTTTCTTCACCTTCTGTAAATTTACTTTGGCATTCACTCTTGTAATGCCCCTTCTCACAACATTGATAACAGGTGATACTCTTGTGCCTACAAGTTCCTGTACATTTCTTACCACACTCATTACATTTTTGCCTTTGATCGCTACTCCAATGCAATCCTTGGCTCATCATGGTCTTAGGTTTCTTAACACTCAtcttttcttcatcttcttcttcgcTCAACTTTGAACTTAATCTCTTTTCCTAAACTTCTCTCAATGCGTAATGCAACATTTACCAATTCTGCGTAATTGCATTGTGCTGATATCACGACGATAAGTGTTCTAACTTCTTACCTTAATCCACATTCTCAAACCGCCTGCAACGCTCTTGTTCAGATGCAACCATGCAAATTATAAAATCTTGGGTCATGGgcttaattttcattttatattttgtcATGAGTGCAAGTGCTCCTAAAAACAAGACCTTCCTTTCACAGAAAGACTATATTCAAGAAGTATTGTCTAGATTTGGTATGTCATCATGTCTTTGTGTCGATATTTACATTCTTTTTACTGCTTAATTATTCATTCGTAACAGTGACTTTGTGGCAATTAAAAATTGAGAAGAGCCAGACTCCGCGAGGATACAGTTGACGAGGGTGTCAACTCAGCTTTGGTAGGTTTGTTAGAACCTCAATGCTTAAGCATTAAGGCGACGTGGCAAAGCCTTGTAGGCAACCGTGTCATGGCATGTGCATAGGCAACACATAGGTGGTGAGCACGCAAGGCTCGGTAGACGCCCATGAGGTGTGCGAGCGTACGTAAGTTGACACAAGGACCGACGTGGATAGGTGGCCTATGCCCCAGGGTGCGAGGTTAGCATGGTCATTCGATATGAAAAAGATGCATGCAAGGGTGCTGAGGCGTGCCCAAGGCTAACTGGTGTAGATGACGTACACATATGCGCTTGGGCTAGCGCGCAACATGAGAAAACTACGAGTGCGCATACAAGTTCAACCCTCCATGGGCGGTGGCACACTACATGGGCGAGGGTGTTGAATGTCACAGTCATGCTTGTTTGTGGCCTATTGTTGGTGGCTGCATGCATGCTCCCACCTTGTTTTATTATGCTTTCATCCCATGTATTTCATTTTGTTAATTACTTTGTTTTATATGTAGTTTTCATGTTGTTTAATCGTTTTCCATTTTGCATGTGCAAAGGTGTAGATTACTTTATGTCTATAATGTATTATATGAGGGTAAGACTTATCATCATATCTTCATATCCATGTTATAAGTTATTAAGTTGTTGCTGTCCCTTACTGCTTATAGACTTATAACTAA
This window encodes:
- the LOC103496684 gene encoding cyclin-J18 produces the protein MDSETLPILRISVVKFLIQSAHDLEVPPIVKYSALSLFADRFYSSISGFTSSNDSRYWLLQPITESNLQLFALVSLWISSKLHTSHPLSIKLLKAFGDTMIKEQHFMTRDFLDAEVIFMRILNFEIGTANITFIFLEELLNHFKEVAKVGELVNWEACMDVMDLLYEREETSVFYGSPCSLAAAILVASYLITVPVQEWEFPIVPWVHFVTSFKEDDIVQQARDILLHVLETDC